One window from the genome of Variovorax sp. PAMC26660 encodes:
- a CDS encoding response regulator transcription factor, which translates to MRILLVEDDAVLRDVMLRSLADAGHRVDVSTNVEDADHLWRVQPFDAVLLDLNLPATASPTSGLASGLTALRQARARGDRTPVLVLTARGRTEERIAGLDAGADDYLGKPFDLAEVEARLRALVRRAKGTEDIVLLGQLKLDRKARRFSTTGGPLDLPAREFEVLWELMSPPGRTVSKRALSDKLSSFDESLGDNALEAFISRLRKKLLGTGATIRTLRGIGYLLEAEV; encoded by the coding sequence ATGCGAATTCTGCTTGTCGAAGATGACGCCGTACTGCGCGATGTGATGCTGCGCAGTCTCGCGGATGCAGGCCATCGGGTCGACGTGTCGACCAACGTCGAAGATGCCGACCACCTTTGGCGCGTGCAGCCCTTCGACGCTGTGCTGCTCGATCTCAACCTGCCCGCCACCGCAAGCCCGACCAGCGGCCTGGCCAGCGGCCTCACCGCCTTGCGACAGGCGCGTGCACGCGGCGACCGCACGCCGGTGCTGGTGCTCACCGCGCGCGGCCGCACCGAAGAGCGCATTGCCGGCCTCGACGCCGGCGCCGACGACTACCTGGGCAAGCCCTTCGACCTGGCCGAGGTCGAAGCCCGCCTGCGCGCACTGGTGCGCCGTGCCAAGGGCACCGAAGACATCGTGCTGCTGGGCCAGCTCAAGCTCGACCGCAAGGCGCGGCGCTTTTCCACCACGGGCGGTCCGCTCGACCTGCCGGCGCGCGAGTTCGAAGTGCTGTGGGAACTGATGAGCCCACCGGGCCGCACGGTCAGCAAGCGTGCGCTGTCCGACAAGCTGTCCAGCTTCGACGAATCGCTCGGCGACAACGCGCTCGAGGCCTTCATCTCGCGCCTGCGCAAGAAGCTGCTGGGCACCGGCGCAACCATCCGCACCCTGCGCGGCATCGGCTACCTGCTCGAAGCCGAGGTGTGA
- a CDS encoding alpha/beta hydrolase, translating into MSAREPSDLLSVVPSEVQRTAVVLLHGLCSTPDELLTVQSALRSRGYSVHPLSIEGYSFDTNAPLQHAAPYERWLDVIQAQVKALRVQHDRVMLIGISAGSSLALGAAIRCGKDVDALVLMSTTLRFDGWAIPRTQFLLPLAFYTPLGRLWQYRERPPYGVKNERVRAWIERELRHRKVSRAGSSVIGVGHLREHDRLIRHVRRNLNSVQCDNVLALHAQQDEVASVANLDILARGLRCRAFRTVVVANSYHMITIDNDRQQVVRETVSFADAVAHGTMPEHPLYA; encoded by the coding sequence ATGAGTGCGCGCGAACCCTCCGATCTGTTGAGTGTGGTGCCTTCCGAGGTGCAACGCACCGCCGTGGTCCTGCTGCATGGTTTATGCAGCACGCCTGACGAGTTGCTGACCGTGCAATCGGCACTGCGCAGCCGCGGCTACTCGGTGCACCCGCTGTCGATCGAGGGTTACTCGTTCGATACCAACGCGCCGCTGCAGCACGCCGCGCCGTACGAACGCTGGCTCGACGTCATCCAGGCACAGGTCAAGGCGCTGCGCGTGCAGCACGACCGCGTGATGCTCATCGGCATTTCCGCCGGCTCTTCGCTCGCGCTGGGCGCGGCCATCCGCTGCGGCAAGGACGTCGACGCGCTGGTGCTCATGTCGACCACGCTGCGCTTTGACGGCTGGGCCATTCCGCGCACGCAGTTCCTGCTGCCGCTGGCCTTCTACACGCCGCTCGGACGCCTCTGGCAATACCGCGAACGCCCGCCCTACGGCGTGAAGAACGAACGCGTGCGGGCCTGGATCGAGCGCGAGCTGCGCCACCGCAAGGTCTCGCGCGCCGGCAGTTCGGTGATCGGCGTGGGCCACCTGCGCGAACACGACCGGCTGATCCGCCACGTGCGGCGCAACCTGAACAGCGTGCAATGCGACAACGTGCTCGCACTGCATGCCCAGCAGGACGAGGTGGCCAGCGTAGCCAACCTCGACATCCTCGCGCGGGGCCTTCGCTGCCGCGCATTCCGCACCGTGGTGGTGGCCAACAGCTACCACATGATCACGATCGACAACGACCGCCAGCAGGTTGTTCGCGAAACAGTGTCTTTCGCCGATGCCGTGGCGCATGGCACGATGCCTGAGCATCCCCTGTACGCCTGA
- a CDS encoding phosphopantetheine-binding protein, whose product MSSSDSSSPTFNSIATILETDFKVERSAISPATALSDLGLDSLALMEFVFAVEDAFHLRIPEDRLDPREAGITLQRLCEVIDTESSGAPAPSTQSVEAHA is encoded by the coding sequence ATGTCTTCTTCCGATTCCTCTTCGCCCACCTTCAACAGCATCGCGACGATCCTCGAGACCGACTTCAAGGTCGAGCGCTCGGCCATCTCGCCCGCCACCGCGCTGTCCGACCTCGGCCTCGATTCGCTCGCGCTGATGGAATTCGTCTTCGCCGTCGAAGACGCCTTCCACCTGCGCATTCCCGAAGACCGCCTCGACCCGCGCGAAGCCGGCATCACGCTGCAACGCCTGTGCGAAGTGATCGACACGGAAAGCAGCGGCGCCCCGGCTCCGTCCACGCAATCCGTCGAAGCCCACGCATGA